A single Syngnathus acus chromosome 8, fSynAcu1.2, whole genome shotgun sequence DNA region contains:
- the tom1 gene encoding target of Myb protein 1 isoform X7, producing MEFLLGNPYSTPIGQRIEIATSSSLPSEDWSINMEICDMVNGSEEGPKDAVRAIKKRIVGNKNFKEVMLALTVLETCVKNCGYRFHILVTTRDFIEGVLVRSIIPRNNPPLIVHDRVLGVIQAWADAFRSSPDLTGVVSVYEDLRRKGLEFPTTELEGYPSAHAPKRVGALKAELGVVRNNLTMMSDMMSQMDPVTIKQADMELLELYTVCKEMQDRIVKIVPRLSEEKLIQELLATNDEMNTAFSRYHRFERQLTNGPNATQQSHPYVNLTDLNVSESAAASVSNGDLLSPSKGNSLSTQMAGLNTREEDAVDAFLSKRNSSTQRGSEHADIGLDGLAQAQENTMQNAKADHSPASSHSSSPKLDWMIKRGMIPVKQSNVMEDIEKWLELDDDVYDDFEDSDGVTSEEFDKFLAQRAKAAERLPSVRQSSQDANHSES from the exons ATGGAGTTTTTACTCGGGAACCCGTACAGCACGCCAATCGGACAGCGAATCG AGATTGCAACCAGCTCAAGCTTGCCATCAGAAGACTGGTCTATCAACATGGAGATCTGCGACATGGTTAACGGCTCTGAGGAagg ACCAAAAGATGCAGTCAGAGCCATAAAGAAAAGGATTGTGGGGAACAAGAACTTTAAGGAGGTCATGCTGGCACTCACC gtGCTGGAAACCTGTGTGAAAAACTGCGGCTACAGGTTTCACATTCTTGTGACGACAAGGGATTTCATCGAAGGGGTTCTAGTCCGTTCAATCATCCCGAGGAACAACCCTCCTCTGATCGTACACGACAGAGTACTCGGCGTTATACAG GCGTGGGCAGACGCATTCCGTAGCTCGCCCGACCTGACTGGTGTGGTGTCGGTGTATGAAGACCTGCGCAGGAAAGGCCTGGAGTTCCCGACAACGGAATTGGAAGGCTACCCATCAGCCCATGCCCCCAAAAGG GTGGGAGCACTAAAGGCAGAGTTGGGGGTGGTGCGGAATAATCTCACAATGATGTCCGATATGATGAGTCAGATGGATCCTGTCACCATAAAACAAGCTGACATGGAGTTGCTGGag TTATACACTGTATGTAAGGAAATGCAAGACAGGATAGTGAAGATTGTCCCCAGGCTAAGTGAGGAGAAGCTGATTCAAGAGTTGCTAGCAACCAATGACGAGATGAACACCGCCTTCTCGCGCTATCACAG gTTTGAAAGACAATTAACAAATGGTCCAAACGCAACACAACAG agcCATCCTTATGTAAACCTAACAGACCTCAATGTGAGCGAATCTGCGGCTGCATCAGTTTCCAACGGAGACTTACTCAGCCCATCAAAAGGGAACTCGTTGTCCACCCAGATGGCGGGGCTTA acacAAGGGAAGAAGATGCAGTTGATGCGTTTTTATCGAAAAGAAATAGCTCAACGCAAAGAGGAAG CGAGCATGCAGACATTGGACTAGATGGCCTTGCACAAGCTCAGGAAAACACCATGCAAAATGCTAAAGCG GATCACAGCCCAGCCTCCTCCCACAGCTCCTCACCAAAGTTAGACTGGATGATTAAAAGGGGAATG ATTCCCGTCAAGCAGTCCAACGTCATGGAGGATATTGAGAAATGGCTGGAGTTGGATGATGATGTG TATGACGACTTTGAGGACTCTGATGGTGTCACAAGTGAAG AATTTGACAAGTTCTTGGCACAAAGAGCAAAAGCGGCGGAGCGATTACCTTCAGTGCGACAGTCTTCTCAGGACGCCAACCACTCCGAATCCTGA
- the tom1 gene encoding target of Myb protein 1 isoform X1 has translation MEFLLGNPYSTPIGQRIEIATSSSLPSEDWSINMEICDMVNGSEEGPKDAVRAIKKRIVGNKNFKEVMLALTVLETCVKNCGYRFHILVTTRDFIEGVLVRSIIPRNNPPLIVHDRVLGVIQAWADAFRSSPDLTGVVSVYEDLRRKGLEFPTTELEGYPSAHAPKRQTSSQNGPAVATAPAVLLSSKPLTPPQTLELKQTLDAGDAFTPNQVGALKAELGVVRNNLTMMSDMMSQMDPVTIKQADMELLEQLYTVCKEMQDRIVKIVPRLSEEKLIQELLATNDEMNTAFSRYHRFERQLTNGPNATQQSHPYVNLTDLNVSESAAASVSNGDLLSPSKGNSLSTQMAGLNTREEDAVDAFLSKRNSSTQRGSEHADIGLDGLAQAQENTMQNAKADHSPASSHSSSPKLDWMIKRGMIPVKQSNVMEDIEKWLELDDDVYDDFEDSDGVTSEEFDKFLAQRAKAAERLPSVRQSSQDANHSES, from the exons ATGGAGTTTTTACTCGGGAACCCGTACAGCACGCCAATCGGACAGCGAATCG AGATTGCAACCAGCTCAAGCTTGCCATCAGAAGACTGGTCTATCAACATGGAGATCTGCGACATGGTTAACGGCTCTGAGGAagg ACCAAAAGATGCAGTCAGAGCCATAAAGAAAAGGATTGTGGGGAACAAGAACTTTAAGGAGGTCATGCTGGCACTCACC gtGCTGGAAACCTGTGTGAAAAACTGCGGCTACAGGTTTCACATTCTTGTGACGACAAGGGATTTCATCGAAGGGGTTCTAGTCCGTTCAATCATCCCGAGGAACAACCCTCCTCTGATCGTACACGACAGAGTACTCGGCGTTATACAG GCGTGGGCAGACGCATTCCGTAGCTCGCCCGACCTGACTGGTGTGGTGTCGGTGTATGAAGACCTGCGCAGGAAAGGCCTGGAGTTCCCGACAACGGAATTGGAAGGCTACCCATCAGCCCATGCCCCCAAAAGG CAGACCTCGTCTCAGAACGGGCCTGCAGTTGCTACTGCCCCTGCTGTGCTGCTGTCCTCCAAACCCCTAACCCCACCTCAGACCCTTGAACTAAAACAGACCCTAGACGCAGGTGATGCCTTCACTCCTAACCAG GTGGGAGCACTAAAGGCAGAGTTGGGGGTGGTGCGGAATAATCTCACAATGATGTCCGATATGATGAGTCAGATGGATCCTGTCACCATAAAACAAGCTGACATGGAGTTGCTGGag CAGTTATACACTGTATGTAAGGAAATGCAAGACAGGATAGTGAAGATTGTCCCCAGGCTAAGTGAGGAGAAGCTGATTCAAGAGTTGCTAGCAACCAATGACGAGATGAACACCGCCTTCTCGCGCTATCACAG gTTTGAAAGACAATTAACAAATGGTCCAAACGCAACACAACAG agcCATCCTTATGTAAACCTAACAGACCTCAATGTGAGCGAATCTGCGGCTGCATCAGTTTCCAACGGAGACTTACTCAGCCCATCAAAAGGGAACTCGTTGTCCACCCAGATGGCGGGGCTTA acacAAGGGAAGAAGATGCAGTTGATGCGTTTTTATCGAAAAGAAATAGCTCAACGCAAAGAGGAAG CGAGCATGCAGACATTGGACTAGATGGCCTTGCACAAGCTCAGGAAAACACCATGCAAAATGCTAAAGCG GATCACAGCCCAGCCTCCTCCCACAGCTCCTCACCAAAGTTAGACTGGATGATTAAAAGGGGAATG ATTCCCGTCAAGCAGTCCAACGTCATGGAGGATATTGAGAAATGGCTGGAGTTGGATGATGATGTG TATGACGACTTTGAGGACTCTGATGGTGTCACAAGTGAAG AATTTGACAAGTTCTTGGCACAAAGAGCAAAAGCGGCGGAGCGATTACCTTCAGTGCGACAGTCTTCTCAGGACGCCAACCACTCCGAATCCTGA
- the tom1 gene encoding target of Myb protein 1 isoform X5: MEFLLGNPYSTPIGQRIEIATSSSLPSEDWSINMEICDMVNGSEEGPKDAVRAIKKRIVGNKNFKEVMLALTVLETCVKNCGYRFHILVTTRDFIEGVLVRSIIPRNNPPLIVHDRVLGVIQAWADAFRSSPDLTGVVSVYEDLRRKGLEFPTTELEGYPSAHAPKRQTSSQNGPAVATAPAVLLSSKPLTPPQTLELKQTLDAGDAFTPNQVGALKAELGVVRNNLTMMSDMMSQMDPVTIKQADMELLEQLYTVCKEMQDRIVKIVPRLSEEKLIQELLATNDEMNTAFSRYHRFERQLTNGPNATQQSHPYVNLTDLNVSESAAASVSNGDLLSPSKGNSLSTQMAGLNTREEDAVDAFLSKRNSSTQRGSEHADIGLDGLAQAQENTMQNAKAIPVKQSNVMEDIEKWLELDDDVYDDFEDSDGVTSEEFDKFLAQRAKAAERLPSVRQSSQDANHSES; this comes from the exons ATGGAGTTTTTACTCGGGAACCCGTACAGCACGCCAATCGGACAGCGAATCG AGATTGCAACCAGCTCAAGCTTGCCATCAGAAGACTGGTCTATCAACATGGAGATCTGCGACATGGTTAACGGCTCTGAGGAagg ACCAAAAGATGCAGTCAGAGCCATAAAGAAAAGGATTGTGGGGAACAAGAACTTTAAGGAGGTCATGCTGGCACTCACC gtGCTGGAAACCTGTGTGAAAAACTGCGGCTACAGGTTTCACATTCTTGTGACGACAAGGGATTTCATCGAAGGGGTTCTAGTCCGTTCAATCATCCCGAGGAACAACCCTCCTCTGATCGTACACGACAGAGTACTCGGCGTTATACAG GCGTGGGCAGACGCATTCCGTAGCTCGCCCGACCTGACTGGTGTGGTGTCGGTGTATGAAGACCTGCGCAGGAAAGGCCTGGAGTTCCCGACAACGGAATTGGAAGGCTACCCATCAGCCCATGCCCCCAAAAGG CAGACCTCGTCTCAGAACGGGCCTGCAGTTGCTACTGCCCCTGCTGTGCTGCTGTCCTCCAAACCCCTAACCCCACCTCAGACCCTTGAACTAAAACAGACCCTAGACGCAGGTGATGCCTTCACTCCTAACCAG GTGGGAGCACTAAAGGCAGAGTTGGGGGTGGTGCGGAATAATCTCACAATGATGTCCGATATGATGAGTCAGATGGATCCTGTCACCATAAAACAAGCTGACATGGAGTTGCTGGag CAGTTATACACTGTATGTAAGGAAATGCAAGACAGGATAGTGAAGATTGTCCCCAGGCTAAGTGAGGAGAAGCTGATTCAAGAGTTGCTAGCAACCAATGACGAGATGAACACCGCCTTCTCGCGCTATCACAG gTTTGAAAGACAATTAACAAATGGTCCAAACGCAACACAACAG agcCATCCTTATGTAAACCTAACAGACCTCAATGTGAGCGAATCTGCGGCTGCATCAGTTTCCAACGGAGACTTACTCAGCCCATCAAAAGGGAACTCGTTGTCCACCCAGATGGCGGGGCTTA acacAAGGGAAGAAGATGCAGTTGATGCGTTTTTATCGAAAAGAAATAGCTCAACGCAAAGAGGAAG CGAGCATGCAGACATTGGACTAGATGGCCTTGCACAAGCTCAGGAAAACACCATGCAAAATGCTAAAGCG ATTCCCGTCAAGCAGTCCAACGTCATGGAGGATATTGAGAAATGGCTGGAGTTGGATGATGATGTG TATGACGACTTTGAGGACTCTGATGGTGTCACAAGTGAAG AATTTGACAAGTTCTTGGCACAAAGAGCAAAAGCGGCGGAGCGATTACCTTCAGTGCGACAGTCTTCTCAGGACGCCAACCACTCCGAATCCTGA
- the tom1 gene encoding target of Myb protein 1 isoform X4: MEFLLGNPYSTPIGQRIEIATSSSLPSEDWSINMEICDMVNGSEEGPKDAVRAIKKRIVGNKNFKEVMLALTVLETCVKNCGYRFHILVTTRDFIEGVLVRSIIPRNNPPLIVHDRVLGVIQAWADAFRSSPDLTGVVSVYEDLRRKGLEFPTTELEGYPSAHAPKRQTSSQNGPAVATAPAVLLSSKPLTPPQTLELKQTLDAGDAFTPNQVGALKAELGVVRNNLTMMSDMMSQMDPVTIKQADMELLEQLYTVCKEMQDRIVKIVPRLSEEKLIQELLATNDEMNTAFSRYHRFERQLTNGPNATQSHPYVNLTDLNVSESAAASVSNGDLLSPSKGNSLSTQMAGLNTREEDAVDAFLSKRNSSTQRGSEHADIGLDGLAQAQENTMQNAKADHSPASSHSSSPKLDWMIKRGMIPVKQSNVMEDIEKWLELDDDVYDDFEDSDGVTSEEFDKFLAQRAKAAERLPSVRQSSQDANHSES, encoded by the exons ATGGAGTTTTTACTCGGGAACCCGTACAGCACGCCAATCGGACAGCGAATCG AGATTGCAACCAGCTCAAGCTTGCCATCAGAAGACTGGTCTATCAACATGGAGATCTGCGACATGGTTAACGGCTCTGAGGAagg ACCAAAAGATGCAGTCAGAGCCATAAAGAAAAGGATTGTGGGGAACAAGAACTTTAAGGAGGTCATGCTGGCACTCACC gtGCTGGAAACCTGTGTGAAAAACTGCGGCTACAGGTTTCACATTCTTGTGACGACAAGGGATTTCATCGAAGGGGTTCTAGTCCGTTCAATCATCCCGAGGAACAACCCTCCTCTGATCGTACACGACAGAGTACTCGGCGTTATACAG GCGTGGGCAGACGCATTCCGTAGCTCGCCCGACCTGACTGGTGTGGTGTCGGTGTATGAAGACCTGCGCAGGAAAGGCCTGGAGTTCCCGACAACGGAATTGGAAGGCTACCCATCAGCCCATGCCCCCAAAAGG CAGACCTCGTCTCAGAACGGGCCTGCAGTTGCTACTGCCCCTGCTGTGCTGCTGTCCTCCAAACCCCTAACCCCACCTCAGACCCTTGAACTAAAACAGACCCTAGACGCAGGTGATGCCTTCACTCCTAACCAG GTGGGAGCACTAAAGGCAGAGTTGGGGGTGGTGCGGAATAATCTCACAATGATGTCCGATATGATGAGTCAGATGGATCCTGTCACCATAAAACAAGCTGACATGGAGTTGCTGGag CAGTTATACACTGTATGTAAGGAAATGCAAGACAGGATAGTGAAGATTGTCCCCAGGCTAAGTGAGGAGAAGCTGATTCAAGAGTTGCTAGCAACCAATGACGAGATGAACACCGCCTTCTCGCGCTATCACAG gTTTGAAAGACAATTAACAAATGGTCCAAACGCAACA cagagcCATCCTTATGTAAACCTAACAGACCTCAATGTGAGCGAATCTGCGGCTGCATCAGTTTCCAACGGAGACTTACTCAGCCCATCAAAAGGGAACTCGTTGTCCACCCAGATGGCGGGGCTTA acacAAGGGAAGAAGATGCAGTTGATGCGTTTTTATCGAAAAGAAATAGCTCAACGCAAAGAGGAAG CGAGCATGCAGACATTGGACTAGATGGCCTTGCACAAGCTCAGGAAAACACCATGCAAAATGCTAAAGCG GATCACAGCCCAGCCTCCTCCCACAGCTCCTCACCAAAGTTAGACTGGATGATTAAAAGGGGAATG ATTCCCGTCAAGCAGTCCAACGTCATGGAGGATATTGAGAAATGGCTGGAGTTGGATGATGATGTG TATGACGACTTTGAGGACTCTGATGGTGTCACAAGTGAAG AATTTGACAAGTTCTTGGCACAAAGAGCAAAAGCGGCGGAGCGATTACCTTCAGTGCGACAGTCTTCTCAGGACGCCAACCACTCCGAATCCTGA
- the tom1 gene encoding target of Myb protein 1 isoform X3 yields the protein MEFLLGNPYSTPIGQRIEIATSSSLPSEDWSINMEICDMVNGSEEGPKDAVRAIKKRIVGNKNFKEVMLALTVLETCVKNCGYRFHILVTTRDFIEGVLVRSIIPRNNPPLIVHDRVLGVIQAWADAFRSSPDLTGVVSVYEDLRRKGLEFPTTELEGYPSAHAPKRQTSSQNGPAVATAPAVLLSSKPLTPPQTLELKQTLDAGDAFTPNQVGALKAELGVVRNNLTMMSDMMSQMDPVTIKQADMELLELYTVCKEMQDRIVKIVPRLSEEKLIQELLATNDEMNTAFSRYHRFERQLTNGPNATQQSHPYVNLTDLNVSESAAASVSNGDLLSPSKGNSLSTQMAGLNTREEDAVDAFLSKRNSSTQRGSEHADIGLDGLAQAQENTMQNAKADHSPASSHSSSPKLDWMIKRGMIPVKQSNVMEDIEKWLELDDDVYDDFEDSDGVTSEEFDKFLAQRAKAAERLPSVRQSSQDANHSES from the exons ATGGAGTTTTTACTCGGGAACCCGTACAGCACGCCAATCGGACAGCGAATCG AGATTGCAACCAGCTCAAGCTTGCCATCAGAAGACTGGTCTATCAACATGGAGATCTGCGACATGGTTAACGGCTCTGAGGAagg ACCAAAAGATGCAGTCAGAGCCATAAAGAAAAGGATTGTGGGGAACAAGAACTTTAAGGAGGTCATGCTGGCACTCACC gtGCTGGAAACCTGTGTGAAAAACTGCGGCTACAGGTTTCACATTCTTGTGACGACAAGGGATTTCATCGAAGGGGTTCTAGTCCGTTCAATCATCCCGAGGAACAACCCTCCTCTGATCGTACACGACAGAGTACTCGGCGTTATACAG GCGTGGGCAGACGCATTCCGTAGCTCGCCCGACCTGACTGGTGTGGTGTCGGTGTATGAAGACCTGCGCAGGAAAGGCCTGGAGTTCCCGACAACGGAATTGGAAGGCTACCCATCAGCCCATGCCCCCAAAAGG CAGACCTCGTCTCAGAACGGGCCTGCAGTTGCTACTGCCCCTGCTGTGCTGCTGTCCTCCAAACCCCTAACCCCACCTCAGACCCTTGAACTAAAACAGACCCTAGACGCAGGTGATGCCTTCACTCCTAACCAG GTGGGAGCACTAAAGGCAGAGTTGGGGGTGGTGCGGAATAATCTCACAATGATGTCCGATATGATGAGTCAGATGGATCCTGTCACCATAAAACAAGCTGACATGGAGTTGCTGGag TTATACACTGTATGTAAGGAAATGCAAGACAGGATAGTGAAGATTGTCCCCAGGCTAAGTGAGGAGAAGCTGATTCAAGAGTTGCTAGCAACCAATGACGAGATGAACACCGCCTTCTCGCGCTATCACAG gTTTGAAAGACAATTAACAAATGGTCCAAACGCAACACAACAG agcCATCCTTATGTAAACCTAACAGACCTCAATGTGAGCGAATCTGCGGCTGCATCAGTTTCCAACGGAGACTTACTCAGCCCATCAAAAGGGAACTCGTTGTCCACCCAGATGGCGGGGCTTA acacAAGGGAAGAAGATGCAGTTGATGCGTTTTTATCGAAAAGAAATAGCTCAACGCAAAGAGGAAG CGAGCATGCAGACATTGGACTAGATGGCCTTGCACAAGCTCAGGAAAACACCATGCAAAATGCTAAAGCG GATCACAGCCCAGCCTCCTCCCACAGCTCCTCACCAAAGTTAGACTGGATGATTAAAAGGGGAATG ATTCCCGTCAAGCAGTCCAACGTCATGGAGGATATTGAGAAATGGCTGGAGTTGGATGATGATGTG TATGACGACTTTGAGGACTCTGATGGTGTCACAAGTGAAG AATTTGACAAGTTCTTGGCACAAAGAGCAAAAGCGGCGGAGCGATTACCTTCAGTGCGACAGTCTTCTCAGGACGCCAACCACTCCGAATCCTGA
- the tom1 gene encoding target of Myb protein 1 isoform X2 has protein sequence MEFLLGNPYSTPIGQRIEIATSSSLPSEDWSINMEICDMVNGSEEGPKDAVRAIKKRIVGNKNFKEVMLALTVLETCVKNCGYRFHILVTTRDFIEGVLVRSIIPRNNPPLIVHDRVLGVIQAWADAFRSSPDLTGVVSVYEDLRRKGLEFPTTELEGYPSAHAPKRTSSQNGPAVATAPAVLLSSKPLTPPQTLELKQTLDAGDAFTPNQVGALKAELGVVRNNLTMMSDMMSQMDPVTIKQADMELLEQLYTVCKEMQDRIVKIVPRLSEEKLIQELLATNDEMNTAFSRYHRFERQLTNGPNATQQSHPYVNLTDLNVSESAAASVSNGDLLSPSKGNSLSTQMAGLNTREEDAVDAFLSKRNSSTQRGSEHADIGLDGLAQAQENTMQNAKADHSPASSHSSSPKLDWMIKRGMIPVKQSNVMEDIEKWLELDDDVYDDFEDSDGVTSEEFDKFLAQRAKAAERLPSVRQSSQDANHSES, from the exons ATGGAGTTTTTACTCGGGAACCCGTACAGCACGCCAATCGGACAGCGAATCG AGATTGCAACCAGCTCAAGCTTGCCATCAGAAGACTGGTCTATCAACATGGAGATCTGCGACATGGTTAACGGCTCTGAGGAagg ACCAAAAGATGCAGTCAGAGCCATAAAGAAAAGGATTGTGGGGAACAAGAACTTTAAGGAGGTCATGCTGGCACTCACC gtGCTGGAAACCTGTGTGAAAAACTGCGGCTACAGGTTTCACATTCTTGTGACGACAAGGGATTTCATCGAAGGGGTTCTAGTCCGTTCAATCATCCCGAGGAACAACCCTCCTCTGATCGTACACGACAGAGTACTCGGCGTTATACAG GCGTGGGCAGACGCATTCCGTAGCTCGCCCGACCTGACTGGTGTGGTGTCGGTGTATGAAGACCTGCGCAGGAAAGGCCTGGAGTTCCCGACAACGGAATTGGAAGGCTACCCATCAGCCCATGCCCCCAAAAGG ACCTCGTCTCAGAACGGGCCTGCAGTTGCTACTGCCCCTGCTGTGCTGCTGTCCTCCAAACCCCTAACCCCACCTCAGACCCTTGAACTAAAACAGACCCTAGACGCAGGTGATGCCTTCACTCCTAACCAG GTGGGAGCACTAAAGGCAGAGTTGGGGGTGGTGCGGAATAATCTCACAATGATGTCCGATATGATGAGTCAGATGGATCCTGTCACCATAAAACAAGCTGACATGGAGTTGCTGGag CAGTTATACACTGTATGTAAGGAAATGCAAGACAGGATAGTGAAGATTGTCCCCAGGCTAAGTGAGGAGAAGCTGATTCAAGAGTTGCTAGCAACCAATGACGAGATGAACACCGCCTTCTCGCGCTATCACAG gTTTGAAAGACAATTAACAAATGGTCCAAACGCAACACAACAG agcCATCCTTATGTAAACCTAACAGACCTCAATGTGAGCGAATCTGCGGCTGCATCAGTTTCCAACGGAGACTTACTCAGCCCATCAAAAGGGAACTCGTTGTCCACCCAGATGGCGGGGCTTA acacAAGGGAAGAAGATGCAGTTGATGCGTTTTTATCGAAAAGAAATAGCTCAACGCAAAGAGGAAG CGAGCATGCAGACATTGGACTAGATGGCCTTGCACAAGCTCAGGAAAACACCATGCAAAATGCTAAAGCG GATCACAGCCCAGCCTCCTCCCACAGCTCCTCACCAAAGTTAGACTGGATGATTAAAAGGGGAATG ATTCCCGTCAAGCAGTCCAACGTCATGGAGGATATTGAGAAATGGCTGGAGTTGGATGATGATGTG TATGACGACTTTGAGGACTCTGATGGTGTCACAAGTGAAG AATTTGACAAGTTCTTGGCACAAAGAGCAAAAGCGGCGGAGCGATTACCTTCAGTGCGACAGTCTTCTCAGGACGCCAACCACTCCGAATCCTGA
- the tom1 gene encoding target of Myb protein 1 isoform X6, whose protein sequence is MEFLLGNPYSTPIGQRIEIATSSSLPSEDWSINMEICDMVNGSEEGPKDAVRAIKKRIVGNKNFKEVMLALTVLETCVKNCGYRFHILVTTRDFIEGVLVRSIIPRNNPPLIVHDRVLGVIQAWADAFRSSPDLTGVVSVYEDLRRKGLEFPTTELEGYPSAHAPKRVGALKAELGVVRNNLTMMSDMMSQMDPVTIKQADMELLEQLYTVCKEMQDRIVKIVPRLSEEKLIQELLATNDEMNTAFSRYHRFERQLTNGPNATQQSHPYVNLTDLNVSESAAASVSNGDLLSPSKGNSLSTQMAGLNTREEDAVDAFLSKRNSSTQRGSEHADIGLDGLAQAQENTMQNAKADHSPASSHSSSPKLDWMIKRGMIPVKQSNVMEDIEKWLELDDDVYDDFEDSDGVTSEEFDKFLAQRAKAAERLPSVRQSSQDANHSES, encoded by the exons ATGGAGTTTTTACTCGGGAACCCGTACAGCACGCCAATCGGACAGCGAATCG AGATTGCAACCAGCTCAAGCTTGCCATCAGAAGACTGGTCTATCAACATGGAGATCTGCGACATGGTTAACGGCTCTGAGGAagg ACCAAAAGATGCAGTCAGAGCCATAAAGAAAAGGATTGTGGGGAACAAGAACTTTAAGGAGGTCATGCTGGCACTCACC gtGCTGGAAACCTGTGTGAAAAACTGCGGCTACAGGTTTCACATTCTTGTGACGACAAGGGATTTCATCGAAGGGGTTCTAGTCCGTTCAATCATCCCGAGGAACAACCCTCCTCTGATCGTACACGACAGAGTACTCGGCGTTATACAG GCGTGGGCAGACGCATTCCGTAGCTCGCCCGACCTGACTGGTGTGGTGTCGGTGTATGAAGACCTGCGCAGGAAAGGCCTGGAGTTCCCGACAACGGAATTGGAAGGCTACCCATCAGCCCATGCCCCCAAAAGG GTGGGAGCACTAAAGGCAGAGTTGGGGGTGGTGCGGAATAATCTCACAATGATGTCCGATATGATGAGTCAGATGGATCCTGTCACCATAAAACAAGCTGACATGGAGTTGCTGGag CAGTTATACACTGTATGTAAGGAAATGCAAGACAGGATAGTGAAGATTGTCCCCAGGCTAAGTGAGGAGAAGCTGATTCAAGAGTTGCTAGCAACCAATGACGAGATGAACACCGCCTTCTCGCGCTATCACAG gTTTGAAAGACAATTAACAAATGGTCCAAACGCAACACAACAG agcCATCCTTATGTAAACCTAACAGACCTCAATGTGAGCGAATCTGCGGCTGCATCAGTTTCCAACGGAGACTTACTCAGCCCATCAAAAGGGAACTCGTTGTCCACCCAGATGGCGGGGCTTA acacAAGGGAAGAAGATGCAGTTGATGCGTTTTTATCGAAAAGAAATAGCTCAACGCAAAGAGGAAG CGAGCATGCAGACATTGGACTAGATGGCCTTGCACAAGCTCAGGAAAACACCATGCAAAATGCTAAAGCG GATCACAGCCCAGCCTCCTCCCACAGCTCCTCACCAAAGTTAGACTGGATGATTAAAAGGGGAATG ATTCCCGTCAAGCAGTCCAACGTCATGGAGGATATTGAGAAATGGCTGGAGTTGGATGATGATGTG TATGACGACTTTGAGGACTCTGATGGTGTCACAAGTGAAG AATTTGACAAGTTCTTGGCACAAAGAGCAAAAGCGGCGGAGCGATTACCTTCAGTGCGACAGTCTTCTCAGGACGCCAACCACTCCGAATCCTGA